In one window of Gemmatimonadota bacterium DNA:
- a CDS encoding nucleoside hydrolase — MPVRVILDTDTGVDDALAILLAMRSPELRVEAITGVCGNTSLENCVRNIHLTLSVLDARETPVVARGEERPLVRELAFAGDIHGEDGLGGVSRQVDADGRRVYPDPDQRPSTEHAVDLITNLAGRYPGELILVAVGPLTNVARAVMKDPDRMRGLRAIIIMGGAFETGGNVSPVAEFNIHADPHAAQIVCDSGIPLVFVPLDVTRQAFLDAGTIDRFAAEAGARAVFVRDCTARYVAFHRQNRGVNGCFLHDPLAVAVAVREDLVTTVPARVDVETAGDLTTGMTVSDLRSDRWGEPNARVCTAVDVQAFTRLFEERVLA, encoded by the coding sequence ATGCCCGTACGCGTAATCCTGGACACCGATACGGGGGTCGACGACGCCCTGGCCATCCTGCTGGCCATGCGGTCGCCCGAGCTTCGTGTCGAGGCCATCACGGGGGTCTGCGGAAACACGTCCCTCGAGAACTGCGTGCGGAACATTCACCTCACCCTGAGCGTACTCGATGCCCGTGAAACGCCGGTTGTCGCCCGCGGAGAGGAACGGCCGCTGGTCCGCGAACTGGCCTTCGCCGGGGATATCCACGGCGAGGACGGACTGGGCGGCGTGTCCCGACAGGTGGACGCGGACGGGCGCCGCGTATACCCTGATCCCGACCAGCGGCCGAGTACCGAGCACGCAGTCGATCTGATCACGAACCTCGCCGGGCGGTACCCGGGTGAGCTTATCCTGGTCGCCGTGGGGCCGCTCACCAACGTCGCGCGGGCCGTCATGAAGGATCCGGACCGCATGCGCGGGCTGCGAGCAATCATCATCATGGGCGGCGCCTTCGAGACCGGCGGAAACGTATCTCCAGTGGCGGAATTCAACATCCACGCCGATCCCCATGCCGCTCAAATCGTCTGCGATTCCGGGATCCCCCTGGTCTTCGTTCCCCTGGACGTGACCCGGCAGGCGTTCCTGGATGCGGGAACGATCGACCGTTTCGCCGCTGAAGCGGGCGCCAGGGCCGTCTTCGTTCGCGACTGCACGGCCCGTTACGTGGCCTTTCACCGGCAGAACAGGGGCGTCAACGGCTGTTTTCTCCACGATCCCCTCGCCGTGGCCGTCGCCGTCCGGGAAGACCTCGTCACGACGGTGCCGGCCAGGGTGGACGTGGAAACCGCCGGCGATCTCACCACGGGTATGACCGTGTCCGACCTTCGTTCCGACCGGTGGGGCGAACCAAACGCGAGGGTCTGCACCGCGGTGGACGTCCAGGCGTTCACCAGGCTATTCGAGGAAAGGGTGCTCGCATGA
- a CDS encoding SDR family oxidoreductase — protein MILKKRTAIVTGGGQGIGRAICGIFAEEGAAVVVVDINESAAEETARQLNRKGYAGRSAQAVRADISVAAEISALVDGVVEEYGRVDILVNNAGLALFRSVEDCSEEEWDRVMAVNLKGPFLLSKALLPTMTAQRSGAVINLASVAGKTGGVVSGAPYSVSKAGIECLTKSLARELAPHGVRVNAIAPGIIDTALTAHHDPAFVDAIPLGGSKGEPRDVAEAALFLASDRSRHITGEILDVNGGLLMD, from the coding sequence ATGATTTTGAAAAAACGTACGGCCATCGTTACCGGCGGCGGCCAGGGTATCGGCCGGGCGATATGCGGTATCTTCGCCGAAGAAGGCGCCGCCGTCGTGGTCGTGGATATCAACGAATCCGCCGCGGAGGAGACCGCTCGGCAGTTGAATCGGAAAGGCTATGCAGGACGGTCTGCGCAGGCCGTCCGGGCCGACATCTCGGTAGCAGCGGAGATTAGCGCCCTGGTCGACGGGGTCGTGGAAGAATACGGCCGCGTGGACATTCTCGTGAATAACGCGGGACTGGCCCTGTTCAGGTCGGTGGAAGATTGCTCAGAGGAAGAATGGGACCGGGTGATGGCGGTAAACCTCAAGGGACCGTTCCTGCTGTCAAAGGCCCTGCTGCCCACCATGACAGCCCAGCGATCCGGCGCGGTGATCAACCTGGCCTCGGTCGCGGGGAAGACCGGCGGCGTGGTGTCCGGCGCGCCCTATTCGGTATCCAAGGCTGGAATCGAGTGCCTGACCAAGTCGCTGGCCCGCGAACTGGCACCGCACGGGGTTCGGGTCAACGCCATCGCACCCGGGATCATAGACACCGCCCTGACCGCCCATCACGATCCCGCGTTCGTCGACGCGATCCCCCTGGGCGGCAGCAAAGGGGAACCGCGGGACGTGGCCGAGGCGGCGCTTTTCCTGGCATCGGACCGGTCGCGGCACATTACCGGCGAGATCCTGGACGTCAACGGCGGCCTGTTGATGGACTGA
- a CDS encoding AMP-binding protein, protein MTAAISNFAVDVVDRHAREPGRIALRWQNTGGFTTDVTFQDMKIRSEKVAYVLHHHGVRPGQRVFILLPLCTAWWESVLGCMRAGAVAVLGQDASTSQVLKDQINESRSTLVIASDTVADVIGRIMDDCSRITHWLSVGWEREGWVDFDRRVSLAPAGFKAVETRGSDPCIVVFDQGSPATETTHRHGDAGYDLEQLDTWRDGLAIALHEASEHP, encoded by the coding sequence ATGACTGCAGCCATCTCCAATTTCGCCGTGGACGTCGTGGACCGCCATGCGCGGGAACCGGGCCGGATCGCCCTGCGATGGCAAAACACAGGCGGCTTCACGACGGACGTGACCTTCCAGGACATGAAGATACGTTCCGAGAAGGTCGCCTACGTGTTGCACCACCACGGCGTGCGTCCGGGACAGCGGGTATTCATCCTGCTGCCGCTATGCACGGCCTGGTGGGAGTCCGTGCTCGGTTGCATGCGCGCGGGCGCCGTGGCCGTACTGGGCCAGGACGCGTCCACGTCACAGGTGCTGAAGGACCAGATTAACGAGTCCCGGTCGACGTTGGTGATCGCGTCCGATACCGTAGCGGACGTGATCGGCCGGATCATGGACGACTGCAGCCGGATCACCCACTGGCTTTCCGTGGGGTGGGAGCGTGAGGGGTGGGTGGATTTCGACCGCCGCGTTTCCCTCGCCCCGGCCGGCTTCAAGGCGGTGGAAACGCGTGGATCCGATCCGTGCATCGTCGTGTTCGATCAGGGTTCGCCGGCCACTGAAACCACGCACCGTCACGGCGACGCAGGCTACGACCTGGAGCAGCTTGACACGTGGCGCGACGGGCTGGCCATCGCATTGCACGAAGCGTCCGAGCATCCATGA
- a CDS encoding CoA transferase, with translation MISALNDCLVVELTTQLPGPYCAMLLADLGARVIKVEPPGGDPLRGFPPAFASVNRGKRNIVIDLKKDAGRAVMSRLIGRADVVLEGFRPGVAERLGVDYPAAKRLNPAVVYCAISGFGQDGPYRDRAGHDINYLAIGGLLGRGDPPTVPPVLISDLSSGLYAALAVSAALMRRAATGEGCFIDLSMTDCVLSWMALDIAAAAQDPEAVRGQFLGNIPHYGIYETSDGRHISLGIVHEDHFWARLCDVMELDGWRSWPARKRLERATEIREKLRAVFATASCREWDRRLREADVPCAPIYSLDDLPCDPYIQYRNPFYHLVASDRSESRQVRAPYRTDSPESEAPLPPPVEGEHTRPVLSDSGYDDDEIDRLIQLGAVHASRTGEK, from the coding sequence ATGATTTCCGCGCTAAACGACTGCCTGGTGGTGGAGCTGACCACGCAACTGCCGGGCCCCTACTGCGCCATGCTGCTGGCCGATCTCGGCGCCCGGGTGATCAAGGTGGAACCGCCCGGCGGTGATCCCCTGCGCGGTTTCCCCCCGGCATTCGCCAGCGTCAACCGCGGCAAGCGGAATATCGTGATCGACCTCAAAAAGGACGCAGGCAGGGCGGTCATGAGCCGCCTGATCGGCCGGGCGGACGTCGTGCTGGAAGGATTCCGGCCCGGTGTGGCCGAACGGCTCGGCGTGGACTATCCCGCGGCGAAACGCCTGAACCCCGCCGTTGTGTACTGCGCCATATCTGGATTCGGACAGGACGGCCCCTACCGGGACCGTGCCGGTCACGACATCAACTACCTCGCGATCGGCGGCCTGCTCGGACGCGGCGATCCGCCCACGGTCCCTCCCGTACTGATTTCAGACCTGTCCTCCGGTCTTTACGCCGCGCTGGCCGTTTCCGCCGCGCTCATGCGGCGCGCGGCCACGGGGGAGGGATGCTTCATCGATCTGTCCATGACCGACTGCGTCCTGTCCTGGATGGCGCTCGACATCGCCGCGGCGGCGCAGGATCCGGAGGCGGTTCGGGGGCAGTTCCTTGGGAACATCCCCCATTACGGGATCTACGAGACCTCGGACGGCCGGCACATCAGCCTCGGGATCGTCCACGAGGACCATTTCTGGGCCCGTCTCTGCGATGTCATGGAACTGGACGGCTGGCGGAGCTGGCCGGCGAGGAAACGGCTGGAACGGGCAACCGAAATCAGGGAGAAACTCCGTGCCGTTTTCGCCACGGCATCCTGCCGGGAATGGGACCGGAGACTGCGCGAAGCCGATGTGCCCTGCGCCCCCATATACAGCCTTGACGATCTGCCGTGCGACCCTTATATACAGTATCGAAACCCGTTTTACCATCTCGTCGCTTCCGACCGGTCGGAAAGCCGTCAGGTCAGGGCGCCGTACCGTACGGATTCGCCGGAGTCCGAAGCCCCGCTTCCGCCTCCCGTCGAAGGCGAACATACGCGTCCGGTCCTTTCGGACTCCGGATACGACGATGACGAGATCGACCGACTGATACAACTTGGCGCTGTACACGCATCCCGAACCGGGGAGAAGTAG
- a CDS encoding cupin domain-containing protein produces the protein MSIRVRNWRDQAPYVGHISALVWTLYQSHDKDATSPPEINRLHGINSFVKHGLQGHQHSDHHQHDAIEQLYFILRGRGQLLIGDDKVDVRDGTAVYMPVNVPHQAFNDGEGWMEHLIVSCPLDEIREGTPAVRDWRDVHPVVLEGGTVSWPLLRREEEAPAGEGGVLQRVQSVTRYAVQGRQGTDWQQLDGIELVHYVLSGYGIVEDLDGDRQLVTEGSAAHVLPGVAHRFANKSEGWLEYVTFAVEVGEVEAPDESDEFEESEEPAVQYGVEEVAEAAVVAEVDWDDADAVETEEEIEEDGADDGADDDVESAETEDEAEAEDEADAEDVAVLVDADVADEGTESVEGEDEAESIEAEDEAEDAAATVDEVDDDAEAEADDTEVTEEEEPKAAVEDADVAEDTEEEVEDVVAEDAEEEVEDVAEADQVEADDSDDANQASAKAEADDDDFDLEDDDADFDIEDEDETVVEDDTVEDDDDFPDADRR, from the coding sequence ATGAGCATCCGCGTGCGAAACTGGCGTGATCAGGCGCCTTATGTCGGGCATATCAGCGCGCTGGTCTGGACGCTGTACCAGTCCCATGACAAAGACGCGACATCTCCGCCGGAAATCAACCGGCTGCACGGCATCAACAGCTTCGTCAAGCACGGGCTCCAGGGCCACCAGCACTCGGACCACCACCAGCACGACGCCATCGAGCAATTGTATTTCATCCTCCGCGGGCGCGGCCAGTTGCTGATCGGGGACGACAAGGTGGACGTCCGGGACGGCACGGCCGTCTACATGCCCGTCAACGTACCCCACCAGGCGTTCAACGACGGCGAAGGCTGGATGGAGCACCTGATCGTCAGTTGCCCGCTCGACGAAATCCGGGAGGGCACGCCCGCGGTGCGGGACTGGCGCGACGTTCATCCGGTCGTGCTGGAAGGCGGCACCGTCTCCTGGCCGCTGCTGCGGCGCGAGGAAGAAGCCCCGGCCGGCGAAGGCGGCGTGCTCCAGCGCGTGCAAAGCGTGACCCGCTACGCGGTCCAGGGACGCCAGGGAACCGACTGGCAGCAGTTGGATGGCATCGAGCTGGTCCACTACGTGCTCAGCGGATACGGTATCGTTGAAGACCTGGACGGGGACCGTCAACTGGTCACAGAAGGTTCCGCGGCCCACGTACTGCCCGGGGTTGCCCATCGATTCGCCAACAAAAGCGAGGGCTGGCTCGAGTACGTCACGTTCGCGGTCGAGGTAGGTGAGGTCGAAGCGCCGGACGAATCCGACGAGTTCGAGGAGTCCGAGGAGCCGGCCGTGCAGTACGGCGTGGAAGAAGTCGCCGAGGCCGCCGTGGTGGCGGAGGTCGATTGGGACGACGCCGACGCGGTGGAGACCGAAGAGGAAATCGAGGAAGACGGGGCCGACGATGGAGCCGACGATGACGTGGAGTCGGCAGAGACTGAAGATGAGGCAGAGGCCGAGGATGAGGCGGATGCCGAAGATGTGGCGGTATTGGTAGACGCCGATGTAGCCGATGAAGGTACGGAATCGGTAGAAGGCGAGGATGAGGCCGAATCGATAGAGGCCGAGGATGAGGCGGAGGACGCCGCGGCGACTGTTGATGAGGTTGATGACGATGCGGAAGCCGAAGCGGATGACACCGAGGTGACCGAAGAGGAAGAACCGAAAGCGGCGGTAGAAGACGCCGACGTCGCCGAGGACACGGAAGAGGAAGTTGAAGACGTGGTCGCCGAGGACGCAGAAGAGGAAGTCGAAGACGTCGCCGAAGCGGACCAGGTCGAAGCGGACGACTCGGACGATGCGAACCAGGCATCAGCGAAAGCCGAAGCGGACGACGACGATTTCGACCTGGAAGACGACGACGCGGACTTCGATATCGAAGACGAAGATGAAACCGTCGTGGAGGACGATACAGTGGAGGACGACGATGATTTCCCTGATGCGGACAGGCGGTAA
- a CDS encoding aldo/keto reductase: protein MNNLPARSFGRTDMRPAALAMGAAFLHESPEAVEAIQTALELGVNYFDTYPGHHEEKWGEALSGVPRSSYYLQAKIGTHPERRKDFSEEGARWSLDQSLRSLKTDYLDCVLVHDPADVDELLREGAVFDVLHEMKSQGVVRNIGLGARSHDWHVRLIDEGISDVSLTFLDYTLVNQSAAATIFPAARKRATGIILASVQGMGLLTGQAPDPDRERGMHPGSEPRAHRIWTWCREHDVNIRHLAIQFCLAAPVDSIVMFGPASIRHVHDAYEAATETISAELWEAFDLAFGIRPGMDGGSS from the coding sequence GTGAACAACCTACCCGCCCGCTCGTTCGGGCGAACCGACATGCGTCCGGCGGCGCTGGCCATGGGAGCCGCCTTCCTGCACGAAAGCCCCGAGGCGGTCGAAGCCATCCAGACCGCCCTGGAACTGGGCGTCAACTATTTCGATACCTATCCGGGCCACCACGAGGAGAAATGGGGCGAGGCGCTCTCCGGCGTGCCCCGGTCCTCTTACTATCTCCAGGCCAAGATCGGCACCCATCCCGAACGCAGGAAGGACTTCTCCGAAGAAGGCGCCAGGTGGAGCCTGGACCAAAGCCTGCGATCCCTGAAGACAGACTATCTCGACTGCGTACTCGTACACGATCCGGCCGATGTGGACGAATTGTTGCGCGAAGGTGCGGTATTTGACGTGCTGCACGAAATGAAATCGCAGGGCGTGGTCAGGAATATAGGACTCGGCGCCCGTTCCCATGACTGGCACGTACGGTTGATCGACGAGGGCATCAGCGACGTATCCCTGACCTTCCTGGACTACACCCTGGTCAATCAGTCGGCCGCCGCCACCATCTTTCCGGCGGCCAGAAAACGAGCAACGGGCATCATCCTGGCCAGCGTTCAGGGCATGGGCCTGCTGACCGGACAGGCGCCCGATCCGGACCGCGAGCGAGGCATGCATCCCGGGTCCGAGCCGCGCGCGCATCGAATCTGGACCTGGTGCCGAGAGCACGACGTCAACATCCGCCATCTGGCCATACAATTCTGCCTGGCGGCGCCGGTGGACAGCATCGTCATGTTCGGGCCGGCGAGCATCCGGCACGTCCACGACGCCTACGAGGCCGCCACCGAGACGATTTCGGCCGAACTCTGGGAAGCGTTCGACCTGGCTTTCGGCATCCGTCCGGGCATGGATGGCGGATCGTCATAA
- a CDS encoding amidohydrolase family protein — MSSLNFSPRVPVIDANVCVGNHHTGPSPCQSPAQLLDEMDFHGVERAVIYHAQGEQISPTDGNEYLEDWLDEDGRLVPQWMVAPVETSMKQIAELHGRGRVRSARLHDCQSAGLPFLPWGYDELLTLLSDAGIPLWIPLMDVEADHLVTTLKAYPDLHTVLVGAHYTHALVVRGLLEASPRAVLELSRYEPIGEVEALVKRFGAERFVYGSWYPRYAMGPILFYLHHTRMGVDELARVCAGNVERLLGLTEGS, encoded by the coding sequence GTGTCCTCACTGAACTTCTCGCCCCGCGTGCCCGTCATCGACGCTAATGTGTGCGTGGGGAATCACCATACCGGACCATCGCCCTGCCAGAGCCCCGCGCAACTGCTCGACGAAATGGATTTCCACGGTGTCGAGCGCGCCGTGATCTACCATGCCCAGGGCGAACAGATCAGTCCGACGGACGGCAACGAGTACCTGGAGGACTGGCTCGACGAGGACGGGAGGCTCGTCCCCCAGTGGATGGTCGCGCCGGTGGAAACCTCCATGAAGCAGATCGCGGAACTCCACGGCCGGGGCCGCGTGCGTTCCGCCCGCCTGCACGACTGCCAGTCCGCCGGACTTCCCTTTCTCCCATGGGGTTACGACGAACTCCTGACCCTTCTTTCAGACGCCGGGATCCCGCTCTGGATACCGTTGATGGACGTGGAAGCGGACCACCTGGTCACGACGCTCAAGGCCTATCCGGACCTGCACACCGTGCTCGTCGGCGCGCACTATACTCACGCGCTGGTCGTGCGCGGCCTGCTGGAAGCGAGTCCCCGTGCCGTACTGGAACTCAGCCGGTACGAACCCATCGGCGAGGTGGAGGCCCTCGTGAAACGGTTCGGCGCGGAACGGTTCGTCTACGGTTCGTGGTATCCCCGGTACGCCATGGGGCCGATCCTGTTCTACCTGCACCACACCCGCATGGGCGTGGATGAACTCGCACGAGTCTGCGCCGGAAACGTCGAGCGGCTGCTCGGACTAACGGAGGGGTCATGA
- a CDS encoding amidohydrolase, with protein MIDGTRVIDYHGHVGRWERYGMVDDPELLLGAMDAVGIDTACLFHIFHPDGTTGNDLTAKFVARNPDRFVGFAYVSPTMPDRMVPELERAIDKLGFPAIKLYPPYTPWPFNEEPWHPIYEFAQDRGLAIIFHTDHFINSRPRYFEDLAPAYPRVNFVSAHCGNVPEARAEAIAAAQKYANVYLETCSTYRTPGVIEELVEKGGADRVLYGSDMPLMDPRPQIGKIITARISPEAKRMALGENAARLLGI; from the coding sequence ATGATAGACGGCACGAGGGTGATCGACTACCACGGTCACGTGGGAAGATGGGAACGGTACGGCATGGTGGACGACCCGGAACTCCTCCTGGGGGCCATGGATGCCGTCGGCATCGATACCGCGTGCCTGTTCCACATATTTCATCCGGACGGGACTACGGGCAACGATCTGACTGCGAAATTCGTCGCCCGGAACCCGGACCGCTTTGTCGGTTTCGCCTATGTCTCACCGACGATGCCCGACCGGATGGTACCCGAACTGGAGAGGGCGATCGACAAACTGGGGTTTCCGGCCATCAAGCTTTACCCGCCCTATACGCCCTGGCCCTTCAACGAGGAACCCTGGCATCCGATCTATGAATTCGCCCAGGACCGGGGGTTGGCCATCATCTTCCACACGGACCACTTCATCAACAGCCGGCCCCGTTACTTCGAAGACCTCGCGCCGGCCTACCCCCGGGTGAACTTCGTCTCCGCCCACTGCGGGAACGTACCCGAGGCCCGCGCGGAGGCCATCGCCGCGGCGCAGAAGTACGCGAACGTCTACCTGGAGACCTGCTCGACGTACCGGACGCCCGGCGTGATCGAGGAACTGGTGGAAAAGGGCGGGGCCGACCGCGTGCTGTACGGATCGGACATGCCCCTGATGGACCCGCGGCCGCAGATCGGCAAGATCATCACGGCCCGGATCTCACCCGAAGCGAAACGCATGGCACTGGGCGAAAACGCGGCCCGTCTGCTGGGCATTTAA
- a CDS encoding Gfo/Idh/MocA family oxidoreductase, which translates to METIRVGVVGAGTNTVTMHIPKLQAIEGVKIVSVCNRSRASSERVAKQFGIPKTYETWTELIEADDTDAIVVGTWPYLHCATSMAALANGKHILCEARMAMNYEEAQLMHDAAQNNPDLVAQIVPSPMTLWADKTIQRLIAEGYVGEILSVELRSSGSDFIDRDGPMHWRQNVDYSGMNVMTMGIWYEAMRRWVGDPLSVFAQGKTFTKMRRDAETGVMRAVRVPEHIDIVMDMICGASAYVKVSTVQGLANESEATIYGSEGTIRMGDSKLYGARRGDDALSEIEIQPEDHGEWRVEEEFINAIRGLEKVSHTPFDIGIKYMEFTEAVTRSMSEGKAIALPL; encoded by the coding sequence ATGGAAACCATCCGGGTAGGCGTGGTCGGCGCCGGCACCAATACCGTGACCATGCATATACCGAAGCTGCAGGCTATTGAAGGCGTGAAGATCGTCAGCGTGTGCAACCGAAGCCGCGCGTCGTCGGAGCGGGTGGCGAAGCAGTTCGGCATTCCGAAGACCTACGAAACGTGGACCGAGTTGATCGAGGCCGACGATACGGACGCCATCGTCGTGGGGACCTGGCCCTATCTTCACTGCGCCACGAGTATGGCGGCCCTGGCAAACGGCAAGCACATCCTGTGCGAGGCGCGCATGGCCATGAACTACGAAGAAGCCCAGCTCATGCACGACGCCGCGCAGAACAACCCTGACCTCGTCGCCCAGATCGTGCCTTCCCCCATGACGTTGTGGGCGGACAAGACCATTCAGCGTCTGATCGCGGAAGGGTACGTGGGCGAAATCCTCAGCGTGGAACTCCGGTCATCGGGAAGCGATTTCATCGACCGCGACGGGCCCATGCACTGGCGGCAGAATGTCGACTACAGCGGGATGAACGTCATGACCATGGGCATCTGGTACGAGGCCATGCGGCGCTGGGTCGGTGATCCGCTTTCGGTTTTCGCCCAGGGAAAGACCTTCACGAAGATGCGCCGTGACGCCGAAACGGGCGTAATGCGCGCCGTCAGGGTGCCGGAGCATATCGACATCGTGATGGACATGATCTGCGGCGCGTCGGCCTATGTCAAGGTTTCGACCGTCCAGGGCCTGGCCAACGAAAGCGAAGCCACTATCTACGGCAGCGAGGGCACGATCCGCATGGGCGACAGCAAGCTTTACGGGGCCCGCCGGGGCGACGACGCCCTGTCCGAAATCGAGATCCAGCCCGAGGACCACGGGGAATGGCGGGTGGAAGAGGAATTTATCAACGCCATCCGCGGTCTCGAGAAGGTGTCCCACACGCCCTTCGACATCGGGATCAAGTACATGGAATTCACCGAGGCCGTGACCCGGAGCATGTCGGAGGGCAAGGCCATCGCTTTGCCGTTGTAA
- a CDS encoding AAA family ATPase — MHLIVAIVGMTGSGKSTAAECLVDRGWRHIRFGQVTIDRLRAEGWAVNPENEKEMREGLRREHGMGAFALLSLPAIEDGLRHGHVVIDGLYSWSEHKILKETYGDRIHVVAVVSSPKTRYRRLEHRTHDARTDPQFRMRPLTAEEARKRDHAEIENIEKGGPIAMADFTVVNESAPQDLVDAVLAYVDRVAST; from the coding sequence ATGCACCTAATCGTCGCCATCGTAGGCATGACCGGGTCGGGGAAATCGACGGCCGCCGAATGCCTGGTCGACCGGGGCTGGCGCCACATCCGGTTCGGCCAGGTGACCATCGACCGCCTCAGGGCGGAAGGCTGGGCAGTGAATCCGGAGAACGAGAAGGAGATGCGCGAAGGGCTGCGGCGCGAACACGGGATGGGCGCCTTCGCGCTGCTTTCGCTGCCCGCCATCGAGGATGGGCTGAGACACGGCCACGTGGTGATCGACGGGCTGTATTCGTGGTCGGAACACAAGATCCTCAAAGAAACCTACGGCGACCGCATCCACGTGGTGGCCGTGGTCTCTTCGCCGAAGACCCGCTACCGCAGGCTGGAACACCGGACCCACGACGCGCGGACGGACCCCCAGTTCCGGATGCGGCCCCTCACGGCGGAAGAGGCGCGAAAGCGGGACCATGCGGAGATCGAGAACATCGAGAAAGGCGGGCCCATCGCCATGGCAGACTTCACCGTCGTCAACGAATCGGCCCCGCAGGACCTGGTCGACGCCGTCCTGGCCTACGTGGACCGCGTCGCATCAACGTAA
- a CDS encoding amino acid permease codes for MAESSPDRVGSRFQLETELARDLGLVAATTIIVGGIIGSGIFGAPAGIAAVLGSPELFLLVWVIGGLLCFSGALCFAELGAMMPRTGGIIVYLRESYPPYVSFLYGWTETAVICPGALAAVAMICTSYLGYFVPDISLEHVLMQAGPVLVSTQHLAIFAVLALLGAVNYAGVRFGGIISNVSTFAKVAALLGLVFLALIVGGSAEHFSTPSATGREMSLFGALGTAMVGILFSYNGWYNTNNVAGEVKDPRRVLPLAIIIGLSLCMLVYLAVNWAYLYVMNIDEIAGSNQIAAEVAERLIGPVGGSLTSLAVVVATFGTLNANIMYMPRIAYGMARERLFFGWFTRVHPRFRTPSRTITTLTILGMAWSLVGNFMEIVLAVMYVLFVFYVLTVIAVFILRRKYPDEPRPFKVWGYPVTPLFFIVVSLGYIVSTVVFSFGDALPGIFVLLLGVPVYLLWFRRQAASA; via the coding sequence ATGGCTGAATCATCACCCGATCGCGTCGGAAGTCGATTTCAACTCGAGACCGAGCTGGCCCGGGATCTCGGCCTGGTCGCGGCCACGACGATCATCGTCGGCGGCATCATCGGGTCCGGGATTTTCGGGGCGCCCGCGGGCATCGCGGCCGTACTGGGCTCCCCCGAACTGTTCCTGCTGGTCTGGGTCATCGGCGGCCTGCTCTGCTTCTCGGGTGCGCTGTGTTTCGCCGAACTGGGCGCCATGATGCCCCGCACGGGCGGCATCATCGTGTACTTGCGGGAATCCTATCCGCCCTACGTGTCCTTTCTCTACGGGTGGACGGAAACCGCCGTGATCTGTCCCGGCGCGCTGGCCGCCGTCGCCATGATCTGCACCTCGTATCTTGGTTACTTCGTACCGGATATCTCCCTGGAACATGTGCTGATGCAGGCAGGACCGGTGCTGGTCTCGACCCAGCACCTGGCGATCTTCGCCGTCCTGGCCCTGCTCGGAGCCGTCAATTACGCGGGCGTGCGATTCGGGGGGATCATATCCAATGTGTCCACTTTCGCCAAGGTCGCGGCCCTGCTGGGCCTGGTATTCCTCGCCCTGATCGTCGGTGGGTCCGCAGAGCATTTCTCCACGCCGTCGGCCACGGGCAGGGAGATGAGCCTCTTCGGTGCGCTGGGAACGGCCATGGTCGGCATCCTGTTCTCGTACAACGGCTGGTACAACACGAACAACGTGGCGGGCGAGGTGAAGGACCCGCGCCGCGTGCTGCCCCTGGCCATCATCATCGGACTGAGCCTGTGCATGCTGGTCTACCTGGCCGTCAACTGGGCATACCTTTACGTTATGAACATCGACGAAATCGCCGGGTCGAATCAGATCGCCGCCGAGGTAGCGGAAAGGCTGATCGGCCCGGTAGGCGGCTCACTCACCTCCCTGGCGGTGGTCGTCGCCACCTTCGGGACCTTGAACGCCAACATCATGTACATGCCGCGCATCGCTTACGGCATGGCCCGCGAGCGCCTCTTCTTCGGCTGGTTCACCCGGGTCCATCCCAGGTTCCGGACCCCGTCGCGAACGATCACCACCCTGACGATCCTGGGCATGGCGTGGAGCCTCGTCGGCAACTTCATGGAAATCGTCCTGGCCGTGATGTACGTGCTGTTCGTGTTCTACGTGTTGACCGTGATCGCCGTGTTCATCCTCCGCCGGAAGTATCCTGACGAACCCCGGCCATTCAAGGTGTGGGGCTACCCCGTCACACCGCTCTTCTTCATCGTGGTGTCCCTCGGATACATCGTATCGACGGTCGTTTTCAGCTTCGGCGACGCCCTGCCAGGCATTTTCGTCCTGCTCCTCGGCGTGCCGGTGTACCTGTTGTGGTTCCGCAGGCAGGCGGCCAGTGCGTAG